Proteins encoded by one window of Rutidosis leptorrhynchoides isolate AG116_Rl617_1_P2 chromosome 7, CSIRO_AGI_Rlap_v1, whole genome shotgun sequence:
- the LOC139860590 gene encoding general transcription and DNA repair factor IIH helicase/translocase subunit XPB1-like isoform X1, with protein sequence MGHGEKSGRPSKKHKSSSSSSKEEYRAAVDEEEAYYEEFGGGDDNRDGDGEGSNRDFTKLELKADHANRPLWACADGRIFLETFSSLYKQAYDFLIAIAEPVCRPESMHEYNLTPHSLYAAVSVGLETETIISVLNKLSKTKLPKEMIDFIHASTANYGKVKLVLKKNRYLVESPFPEVLKRLLSDEVISRARISNEGGDGFTVSRSTGEIEGTHDELLNEAQLAAVAEEKEAHSFEIDPSQVENVKQRCLPNALNYPMLEEYDFRNDTINPDLEMELKPQAQPRPYQEKSLSKMFGNGRARSGIIVLPCGAGKSLVGVSAACRIKKSCLCLATNAVSVDQWAFQFKLWSNIRDEHICRFTSDSKERFRGNAGVVVTTYNMVAFGGKRSEESEKIIEEIRNREWGLLLMDEVHVVPAHMFRKVISITKSHCKLGLTATLVREDERITDLNFLIGPKLYEANWLDLVKGGFIANVQCAEVWCPMTKEFFAEYLKKENSKKKQALYVMNPNKFRACEFLIRFHEQQRGDKIIVFADNLFALTEYAMKLRKPMIYGATSHIERTKILEAFKTSKDVNTVFLSKVGDNSIDIPEANVIIQISSHAGSRRQEAQRLGRILRAKGRLQDRMAGGKEEYNAFFYSLVSTDTQEMYYSTKRQQFLIDQGYSFKVITSLPPPDTGAELSYHRLEDQLSLLGKVLSAGDDLVGLEILEDDTDDIALQKARARRLAGSMSAMSGAKGMMYHEFRTGQKGGLKSKPKDPAKRHSLFKKRFV encoded by the exons GGAACTTAAAGCCGACCACGCCAATCGCCCGTTATGGGCTTGCGCAGATGGCCGTATCTTTCTTGAGACCTTTTCGTCGTTGTATAAACAAGCTTATGACTTCTTAATTGCTATTGCAGAACCTGTTTGCAG GCCAGAATCAATGCATGAATACAACCTCACTCCTCATTCACTTTACGCGGCTGTATCAGTGGGTCTTGAAACCGAGACCATTATATCTGTTTTAAACAAACTTTCAAAAACTAAGTTACCAAAGGAGATGATTGATTTTATTCATGCATCAACTGCTAATTATGGTAAAGTGAAGCTTGTACTAAAGAAAAATCGGTACTTGGTTGAATCTCCGTTTCCAGAG GTTTTGAAGAGATTGTTAAGTGATGAAGTGATATCCCGAGCAAGAATTTCTAATGAG GGTGGTGATGGATTCACTGTTAGCAGATCAACTGGCGAAATCGAAGGCACACATGATGAGTTATTAAATGAAGCACAGTTAGCGGCTGTAGCTGAAGAAAAAGAAGCACATTCATTTGAAATTGACCCTTCTCAG GTTGAAAATGTAAAGCAGAGATGCTTGCCAAATGCTCTAAACTATCCCATGTTGGAGGAATATGATTTTCGCAATGATACA ATTAATCCAGATCTTGAGATGGAATTAAAGCCTCAAGCACAACCACGTCCCTATCAAGAGAAGAGTCTTAGCAAAATGTTTGGAAATG GTAGAGCAAGGTCTGGCATCATTGTTTTACCCTGCGGTGCCGGGAAATCATTAGTAGGTGTTTCTGCTGCGTGCCGAATCAAGAAAAGTTGTCTATGTTTAGCAACAAATGCTGTTTCGGTTGACCAATGGGCTTTTCAGTTCAAGTTATGGTCAAACATTCGGGATGAACATATATGTCGGTTTACATCTGATAGTAAAGAAAGATTTCGTGGTAACGCTGGTGTTGTTGTAACCACATACAACATGGTTGCTTTTGGTGGTAAACGATCTGAAGAATCTGAAAAGATTATCGAGGAGATTAGAAACAGAGAATGGGGTTTACTACTTATGGAcgag GTGCATGTGGTCCCTGCACACATGTTTCGTAAGGTCATTAGCATCACCAAATCCCATTGCAAGCTTGGCCTGACCG CTACACTTGTTCGAGAAGATGAAAGGATTACGGATCTGAATTTTCTTATCGGTCCAAAACTGTACGAGGCAAATTGGCTAGACTTGGTCAAAGGAGGGTTCATTGCTAACGTTCAGTGTGCTGAAGTTTGGTGCCCAATGACCAAAGAGTTTTTCGCTGAATATCTCAAGAAAGAAAACTCAAAAAAGAAACAG GCGCTATATGTGATGAACCCTAACAAGTTCAGAGCTTGCGAGTTCCTTATTAGATTTCATGAACAGCAACGTGGAGATAAGATAATTGTTTTTGCTGATAATCTTTTTGCACTTACTGAGTATGCAATGAAACTTCGCAAACCGATGATCTATGGTGCTACCAG CCATATTGAAAGGACAAAGATACTAGAGGCTTTTAAAACTAGCAAGGACGTCAACACTGTTTTTCTTTCAAAG GTGGGTGATAACTCGATAGATATTCCCGAGGCAAATGTGATTATTCAAATATCATCACATGCTGGTTCAAGACGTCAAGAAGCTCAACGTCTTGGACGTATTCTTAGGGCCAAG GGTCGTCTTCAAGATAGGATGGCGGGTGGTAAAGAAGAATACAATGCTTTCTTCTACTCCTTAGTATCTACAGATACACAG GAAATGTACTACTCAACGAAGAGGCAACAGTTTCTGATTGACCAAGGTTACAGCTTCAAG GTGATAACAAGCCTGCCTCCTCCAGACACAGGGGCGGAGTTGAGCTATCATCGGCTCGAGGATCAACTTTCTCTTCTTGGAAAG GTGTTAAGTGCGGGAGATGATTTAGTAGGTTTAGAAATACTAGAAGATGATACGGATGACATTGCACTTCAAAAAGCTCGTGCTCGTCGTCTTGCGGGATCTATGAGTGCCATGTCAGGAGCTAAAGGAATGATGTATCATGAGTTCAg GACTGGACAAAAGGGAGGGTTAAAGAGCAAGCCTAAGGATCCAGCAAAGCGACACAGCCTTTTCAAAAAACGTTTTGTATGA
- the LOC139860590 gene encoding general transcription and DNA repair factor IIH helicase/translocase subunit XPB1-like isoform X2, which yields MGHGEKSGRPSKKHKSSSSSSKEEYRAAVDEEEAYYEEFGGGDDNRDGDGEGSNRDFTKLELKADHANRPLWACADGRIFLETFSSLYKQAYDFLIAIAEPVCRPESMHEYNLTPHSLYAAVSVGLETETIISVLNKLSKTKLPKEMIDFIHASTANYGKVKLVLKKNRYLVESPFPEVLKRLLSDEVISRARISNEGGDGFTVSRSTGEIEGTHDELLNEAQLAAVAEEKEAHSFEIDPSQVENVKQRCLPNALNYPMLEEYDFRNDTINPDLEMELKPQAQPRPYQEKSLSKMFGNGRARSGIIVLPCGAGKSLVGVSAACRIKKSCLCLATNAVSVDQWAFQFKLWSNIRDEHICRFTSDSKERFRGNAGVVVTTYNMVAFGGKRSEESEKIIEEIRNREWGLLLMDEVHVVPAHMFRKVISITKSHCKLGLTATLVREDERITDLNFLIGPKLYEANWLDLVKGGFIANVQCAEVWCPMTKEFFAEYLKKENSKKKQALYVMNPNKFRACEFLIRFHEQQRGDKIIVFADNLFALTEYAMKLRKPMIYGATSHIERTKILEAFKTSKDVNTVFLSKVGDNSIDIPEANVIIQISSHAGSRRQEAQRLGRILRAKGRLQDRMAGGKEEYNAFFYSLVSTDTQEMYYSTKRQQFLIDQGYSFKVITSLPPPDTGAELSYHRLEDQLSLLGKVLSAGDDLVGLEILEDDTDDIALQKARARRLAGSMSAMSGAKGMMYHEFRTGQKGGLKSKPKDPAKRHQLFKKRFDWTKGRVKEQA from the exons GGAACTTAAAGCCGACCACGCCAATCGCCCGTTATGGGCTTGCGCAGATGGCCGTATCTTTCTTGAGACCTTTTCGTCGTTGTATAAACAAGCTTATGACTTCTTAATTGCTATTGCAGAACCTGTTTGCAG GCCAGAATCAATGCATGAATACAACCTCACTCCTCATTCACTTTACGCGGCTGTATCAGTGGGTCTTGAAACCGAGACCATTATATCTGTTTTAAACAAACTTTCAAAAACTAAGTTACCAAAGGAGATGATTGATTTTATTCATGCATCAACTGCTAATTATGGTAAAGTGAAGCTTGTACTAAAGAAAAATCGGTACTTGGTTGAATCTCCGTTTCCAGAG GTTTTGAAGAGATTGTTAAGTGATGAAGTGATATCCCGAGCAAGAATTTCTAATGAG GGTGGTGATGGATTCACTGTTAGCAGATCAACTGGCGAAATCGAAGGCACACATGATGAGTTATTAAATGAAGCACAGTTAGCGGCTGTAGCTGAAGAAAAAGAAGCACATTCATTTGAAATTGACCCTTCTCAG GTTGAAAATGTAAAGCAGAGATGCTTGCCAAATGCTCTAAACTATCCCATGTTGGAGGAATATGATTTTCGCAATGATACA ATTAATCCAGATCTTGAGATGGAATTAAAGCCTCAAGCACAACCACGTCCCTATCAAGAGAAGAGTCTTAGCAAAATGTTTGGAAATG GTAGAGCAAGGTCTGGCATCATTGTTTTACCCTGCGGTGCCGGGAAATCATTAGTAGGTGTTTCTGCTGCGTGCCGAATCAAGAAAAGTTGTCTATGTTTAGCAACAAATGCTGTTTCGGTTGACCAATGGGCTTTTCAGTTCAAGTTATGGTCAAACATTCGGGATGAACATATATGTCGGTTTACATCTGATAGTAAAGAAAGATTTCGTGGTAACGCTGGTGTTGTTGTAACCACATACAACATGGTTGCTTTTGGTGGTAAACGATCTGAAGAATCTGAAAAGATTATCGAGGAGATTAGAAACAGAGAATGGGGTTTACTACTTATGGAcgag GTGCATGTGGTCCCTGCACACATGTTTCGTAAGGTCATTAGCATCACCAAATCCCATTGCAAGCTTGGCCTGACCG CTACACTTGTTCGAGAAGATGAAAGGATTACGGATCTGAATTTTCTTATCGGTCCAAAACTGTACGAGGCAAATTGGCTAGACTTGGTCAAAGGAGGGTTCATTGCTAACGTTCAGTGTGCTGAAGTTTGGTGCCCAATGACCAAAGAGTTTTTCGCTGAATATCTCAAGAAAGAAAACTCAAAAAAGAAACAG GCGCTATATGTGATGAACCCTAACAAGTTCAGAGCTTGCGAGTTCCTTATTAGATTTCATGAACAGCAACGTGGAGATAAGATAATTGTTTTTGCTGATAATCTTTTTGCACTTACTGAGTATGCAATGAAACTTCGCAAACCGATGATCTATGGTGCTACCAG CCATATTGAAAGGACAAAGATACTAGAGGCTTTTAAAACTAGCAAGGACGTCAACACTGTTTTTCTTTCAAAG GTGGGTGATAACTCGATAGATATTCCCGAGGCAAATGTGATTATTCAAATATCATCACATGCTGGTTCAAGACGTCAAGAAGCTCAACGTCTTGGACGTATTCTTAGGGCCAAG GGTCGTCTTCAAGATAGGATGGCGGGTGGTAAAGAAGAATACAATGCTTTCTTCTACTCCTTAGTATCTACAGATACACAG GAAATGTACTACTCAACGAAGAGGCAACAGTTTCTGATTGACCAAGGTTACAGCTTCAAG GTGATAACAAGCCTGCCTCCTCCAGACACAGGGGCGGAGTTGAGCTATCATCGGCTCGAGGATCAACTTTCTCTTCTTGGAAAG GTGTTAAGTGCGGGAGATGATTTAGTAGGTTTAGAAATACTAGAAGATGATACGGATGACATTGCACTTCAAAAAGCTCGTGCTCGTCGTCTTGCGGGATCTATGAGTGCCATGTCAGGAGCTAAAGGAATGATGTATCATGAGTTCAg GACTGGACAAAAGGGTGGGTTAAAGAGCAAGCCTAAGGATCCAGCAAAGCGACACCAGCTTTTCAAAAAACGTTTt GACTGGACAAAAGGGAGGGTTAAAGAGCAAGCCTAA